The following coding sequences lie in one Acidimicrobiales bacterium genomic window:
- a CDS encoding PD40 domain-containing protein: MGQQQSVSSSGASGDESSWLPSISEDGRFVVFTSEAGNLVAHQPDHRPEVFVRDRRRGVTRLVSRALRNGYYPNGNSYEPQITADGRLVAFSSEASNLVPGDRGRGSDVFVRDLRTATTHLVSVSKAGTQSDGSSSGPSISDDGRYVAFTSTGANLASDDLNIASDIFVRDRSTGRTTAVSRSSAGALGNARSYAPSISANGRFVAFASDASNLVRHDDNGTTDIFLRDLLTGTTRLISRTEAGPPSGQRNKPEGRLAVSPNGRLVAFDSEATDLVAGDDNADANHSGRDVFLRDTRANSTARISVDAIGQDSLGSSQVGDLTADGRFLTFTSTAPLVAGDEADSLDLFERDLVAGSITRVTPDTGYGAAYARAGDLLALVHWSDPCCRQGQVYVARRLPAP, translated from the coding sequence TTGGGGCAGCAGCAGAGCGTCAGCTCCAGCGGGGCGTCCGGCGACGAATCTTCGTGGCTGCCTTCCATCAGCGAGGACGGCCGGTTCGTCGTGTTCACCTCGGAGGCGGGAAACCTCGTCGCCCACCAACCCGATCACCGACCAGAGGTGTTCGTGCGGGACCGTCGTCGAGGCGTCACCCGGCTGGTCAGCCGGGCGCTCCGCAACGGTTACTACCCGAACGGGAACTCGTACGAACCACAGATCACGGCCGACGGACGTCTCGTCGCGTTTTCGTCCGAGGCCTCGAACCTCGTTCCCGGCGACCGCGGTCGCGGCTCCGACGTCTTCGTCCGTGACCTCCGCACTGCAACCACCCACCTCGTGAGCGTGAGCAAAGCCGGCACCCAATCGGACGGAAGCTCCTCTGGCCCAAGCATCTCGGACGATGGACGGTATGTCGCCTTCACATCAACTGGGGCGAATCTGGCGAGCGACGACCTGAACATCGCCAGCGACATCTTCGTCCGCGACCGGAGCACCGGCCGCACCACCGCAGTGAGCCGCTCGAGCGCCGGCGCACTCGGCAACGCACGTTCGTACGCGCCGTCGATCTCGGCCAACGGTCGGTTCGTCGCGTTCGCGTCCGACGCGTCGAACCTCGTTCGCCACGACGACAACGGGACCACCGACATCTTTCTTCGTGATCTCCTCACCGGTACCACCCGACTGATCAGCCGCACCGAAGCGGGCCCGCCGTCGGGTCAGCGGAACAAGCCCGAAGGCCGTCTGGCGGTTTCACCGAACGGGCGTCTGGTCGCGTTTGACTCAGAGGCGACGGATCTCGTCGCCGGTGACGACAACGCCGACGCCAACCACTCAGGACGAGATGTCTTCCTCCGCGACACTCGGGCCAACTCCACGGCGCGGATCAGCGTCGACGCCATCGGTCAGGATTCGCTCGGCAGCAGCCAGGTGGGGGACCTCACCGCCGACGGACGGTTCCTCACCTTCACGTCAACGGCACCGCTAGTGGCCGGCGACGAAGCCGACAGCCTCGACCTCTTCGAGCGCGACCTGGTCGCGGGATCGATCACGCGGGTCACGCCAGACACGGGGTACGGCGCCGCCTACGCCCGAGCCGGCGACTTACTGGCGCTCGTCCACTGGTCGGATCCCTGCTGCAGGCAGGGGCAGGTCTATGTCGCCCGGCGGCTCCCTGCGCCCTGA
- a CDS encoding acyl-CoA synthetase gives MGGWNFADVWEAVADTIPDAPAQRQGERVITWGEMDRRADGIARTILDSGTDETPTAVQDKVALYVHNCPEYLETVFACFKAGLVPVNTNYRYADAELTYLWDNADAIAVVFHGTFAERIEGIRDAVPGVRVWLWVDDGSGPCPDWAVPYETAAATATERVQAPWGRSGDQILMLYTGGTTGMPKGVMWRQRDLFVAITSATVPTYGEEQDLDAVRALAAEPGRPVAMPACPLMHGTGWFMMLQNLSVGGLVVTLESRHLDIPELFDTIEAEGVQMIVIVGDAFAKPMLRALDAEPDRWDISSLFLMISSGVMWSEPVKQGLLTHNEGMFLMDAFSSSEALGMGQSVSSAGGTSGTAKFMLGANARVIDDAGNDVAPGSGEIGRVAVKGVTPIGYYKDEAKSAATFVEIDGERYSMPGDYAQVDADGGLVLLGRGSVCINTGGEKVFPEEVEEVLKEHPAIADAVAVGVPDEKFGEAITAMVEPLPDATVDEADVIAHVKAHLAHYKAPKRVVVIDTIGRAPNGKVDYKRLKGEAAEALGITG, from the coding sequence ATGGGGGGATGGAATTTCGCGGACGTGTGGGAGGCGGTGGCCGACACCATCCCGGACGCACCGGCGCAGCGCCAGGGCGAGCGCGTCATCACCTGGGGCGAGATGGACCGTCGGGCCGACGGCATCGCCCGCACCATCCTCGACTCGGGCACGGACGAGACGCCGACCGCGGTCCAGGACAAGGTCGCGCTCTACGTCCACAACTGCCCGGAGTACCTCGAGACGGTGTTCGCCTGCTTCAAGGCCGGGCTCGTGCCCGTCAACACCAATTACCGCTACGCCGACGCCGAGCTGACCTACCTCTGGGACAACGCCGACGCCATTGCCGTGGTGTTCCACGGCACCTTCGCCGAGCGCATCGAGGGCATCCGCGACGCTGTGCCGGGCGTCCGCGTCTGGCTCTGGGTGGACGACGGCAGCGGACCCTGCCCCGACTGGGCCGTCCCGTACGAGACCGCCGCGGCCACCGCCACCGAGCGGGTGCAGGCGCCATGGGGTCGATCCGGCGACCAGATCCTCATGCTCTACACCGGCGGCACCACGGGGATGCCCAAGGGCGTGATGTGGCGCCAGCGGGACCTGTTCGTCGCCATCACCAGCGCCACCGTCCCCACCTACGGCGAGGAGCAGGACCTCGACGCGGTCCGCGCCCTGGCCGCCGAGCCCGGTCGCCCCGTGGCCATGCCCGCCTGCCCCCTCATGCACGGCACGGGCTGGTTCATGATGCTGCAGAACCTCAGCGTGGGCGGCCTGGTCGTCACCCTCGAGTCCCGCCACCTCGACATCCCCGAGCTCTTCGACACCATCGAGGCCGAGGGCGTCCAGATGATCGTCATCGTCGGCGACGCCTTCGCCAAGCCGATGCTGCGGGCCCTCGACGCCGAGCCCGACCGTTGGGACATCTCCAGCCTGTTCCTGATGATCTCGTCCGGGGTGATGTGGAGCGAGCCCGTCAAGCAGGGCCTGCTCACCCACAACGAGGGGATGTTCCTCATGGACGCGTTCTCGTCGTCCGAGGCGCTCGGCATGGGCCAGTCGGTATCGAGCGCCGGGGGGACGTCGGGTACGGCGAAGTTCATGTTGGGCGCCAACGCCCGGGTGATCGACGACGCCGGCAACGACGTGGCCCCCGGGTCGGGCGAGATCGGCCGCGTGGCGGTCAAGGGCGTCACCCCGATCGGGTACTACAAGGACGAGGCCAAGTCCGCCGCCACGTTCGTGGAGATCGACGGCGAGCGGTACTCGATGCCCGGCGACTACGCCCAGGTCGACGCCGACGGCGGCCTCGTGCTGCTGGGCCGGGGGTCGGTGTGCATCAACACCGGCGGCGAGAAGGTCTTCCCCGAGGAGGTGGAGGAGGTGCTGAAGGAGCACCCCGCCATCGCCGACGCCGTTGCCGTCGGGGTGCCCGACGAGAAGTTCGGCGAGGCCATCACCGCCATGGTCGAGCCCCTCCCGGACGCGACCGTGGACGAGGCCGACGTGATCGCCCACGTGAAGGCCCACCTGGCCCACTACAAGGCCCCCAAGCGGGTGGTGGTCATCGACACCATCGGCCGCGCCCCCAACGGCAAGGTGGACTACAAGCGCCTGAAGGGCGAGGCCGCCGAGGCGCTCGGCATCACCGGCTGA
- a CDS encoding acyl-CoA dehydrogenase family protein, which yields MDFDVAPDDDPRRLAVRSWLAEHPDPSGAQLAEAGYVAPHWPEPFGLDADPIHQLIIDEELRAAKVRRPENPIGIGWAGPTILHGGTDEQQRRYLPHLLSGEDLWCQLFSEPGAGSDLAGLGTRAVRDGDEYVVNGQKIWTSLGHVARYGILIARTNPDAPKQKGVSYLICPMDTPGIEVRPIVEMTGLHLFNEVFFTDVRIPVENLVGDENEGWSLAKVTLGNERVSLSSPGALWGRGPTADDLLDLVRDRGGCADPIVRQRLARLHTESELLRLIRLRTVSARIKGEQPGPESSIRKVLADEHGQHIMGLAKDLAGTAGLLSDAGPMGAPVDLWEYGFLFAPALTVGGGTGEVQRNILGERVLGLPHDIDVEANQTWAETRSLVGRGAG from the coding sequence ATGGATTTCGACGTGGCGCCCGACGACGACCCTCGGCGGCTCGCGGTGCGGTCCTGGCTGGCCGAGCACCCGGACCCGTCGGGCGCCCAGTTGGCCGAGGCGGGCTACGTGGCCCCCCATTGGCCCGAGCCCTTTGGCCTCGACGCCGACCCCATCCACCAGCTGATCATCGACGAGGAGCTCCGGGCGGCGAAGGTGCGGCGGCCGGAGAACCCCATCGGCATCGGCTGGGCCGGTCCGACCATCCTCCACGGCGGCACGGACGAGCAGCAGCGCCGCTACCTCCCCCACCTGCTGTCGGGCGAGGACCTCTGGTGCCAGCTCTTCAGCGAGCCGGGCGCAGGGTCGGACCTCGCCGGCCTCGGCACCCGGGCGGTCCGTGACGGCGACGAGTACGTGGTCAACGGCCAGAAGATCTGGACGTCGCTCGGCCACGTGGCCCGGTACGGCATCCTCATCGCCCGCACCAACCCGGACGCCCCGAAGCAGAAGGGCGTGTCCTACCTGATCTGCCCCATGGACACCCCGGGCATCGAGGTGCGTCCCATCGTCGAGATGACGGGCCTGCACCTGTTCAACGAGGTGTTCTTCACCGACGTGCGCATCCCCGTCGAGAATCTCGTGGGCGACGAGAACGAGGGCTGGTCCCTGGCGAAGGTCACGCTCGGCAACGAACGCGTGAGTCTCTCGAGCCCGGGTGCGCTGTGGGGCCGCGGTCCGACCGCCGACGACCTGCTCGACCTCGTCCGCGATCGCGGCGGCTGCGCCGACCCGATCGTGCGTCAGCGCCTCGCCCGCCTGCACACCGAGTCCGAGCTGCTGCGCCTCATCCGCCTACGCACGGTCAGCGCCCGCATCAAGGGCGAGCAACCCGGCCCTGAGTCGTCGATCCGAAAGGTGCTCGCCGACGAGCACGGCCAGCACATCATGGGCCTGGCCAAGGACCTCGCGGGCACCGCGGGCCTGCTCAGCGACGCCGGGCCCATGGGTGCGCCGGTCGACCTCTGGGAGTACGGATTCTTGTTCGCTCCGGCGCTGACCGTCGGCGGGGGCACGGGAGAGGTGCAGCGCAACATCCTCGGCGAGCGGGTGCTGGGCCTGCCCCACGACATCGACGTCGAGGCCAACCAGACCTGGGCCGAGACGCGCTCCCTCGTCGGCCGCGGCGCCGGCTGA
- a CDS encoding alkaline phosphatase family protein, which produces MGGDVFDPHAVLAVLGDPDDLLAELLRIRLGHGAHPLPWHHSAPQIRCHPAARQSPWWDRARQQQVITNSPATWHQAMADLDPSVETLYAAFERNWPGAFTASINEPCDAGAAYSTFGVIRDGGQIDRPPRADELPDATERFVRPVKEYEWSSRVDHTSVTQARQAFSGELGALPKFCWVNFTLTDAAFHEGGPYSEIAEASVVDSDARLGQVLDAVEAAGVFDRTAFFLVADHGMQESNPEVRGDWGDALKATGLAYRDEGYGFIYVNP; this is translated from the coding sequence ATCGGCGGCGATGTCTTTGATCCGCACGCCGTCCTCGCGGTTCTGGGCGACCCGGACGACCTCCTCGCGGAACTCCTTCGGATACGGCTTGGGCATGGTGCACATCCTCTCCCGTGGCACCACTCAGCACCACAGATCAGATGTCACCCCGCCGCGCGGCAGTCCCCCTGGTGGGACCGGGCCCGCCAGCAGCAGGTCATCACCAACTCACCGGCCACTTGGCACCAGGCCATGGCCGACCTCGACCCCTCGGTGGAGACCCTCTACGCCGCCTTCGAACGCAACTGGCCGGGCGCCTTCACCGCCTCCATCAACGAGCCGTGCGACGCCGGCGCCGCCTACTCCACCTTCGGTGTCATCCGCGACGGCGGCCAGATCGACCGCCCGCCCCGCGCCGACGAGCTGCCCGACGCCACCGAGCGCTTCGTGCGACCCGTCAAGGAGTACGAGTGGTCGTCACGGGTGGACCACACCAGCGTCACCCAGGCCCGCCAGGCGTTCTCCGGTGAGCTCGGCGCCCTCCCGAAGTTCTGCTGGGTGAACTTCACCCTCACCGACGCCGCCTTCCACGAGGGCGGGCCCTACTCGGAGATCGCCGAGGCCAGCGTCGTGGACTCCGACGCCCGCCTCGGCCAGGTGCTCGATGCGGTGGAGGCCGCCGGCGTGTTCGACCGCACCGCCTTCTTCCTGGTGGCCGACCACGGCATGCAGGAGTCGAACCCCGAGGTCCGCGGCGACTGGGGCGACGCCCTGAAGGCCACTGGTCTGGCGTACCGCGACGAGGGCTACGGCTTCATCTACGTCAACCCCTGA
- a CDS encoding SDR family oxidoreductase, translating to MADIGFDNKVAIITGAGGGLGREHALLLASRGAQIVINDLGGTVDGSGEGTEGPAHTTAKEINDLGGVAVADTNSVATPEGGEAIVQTAVDAFGKVDIVINNAGILRDKAFHNMTPDLLEPVLDVHLKGAFYVTRPAWKLMREQNYGRVINTSSNAGILGNFGQTNYGAAKMGLVGFTRVLAVEGARNNIKANAIAPIARTRMTEELLGPLAEKLDPALVSPLVAFLAHEDCDVSGEIYSAAGGRIARMFIGLTHGYYNPELTLEDVRDHWDEIRSEEGYITPSSLSDELQQVLAHFKS from the coding sequence ATGGCTGACATCGGCTTCGACAACAAGGTCGCGATCATCACGGGCGCCGGCGGCGGCCTGGGTCGCGAGCACGCCCTCCTCCTCGCCTCGCGTGGCGCGCAGATCGTCATCAACGACCTCGGCGGCACCGTCGACGGCTCCGGCGAGGGCACCGAGGGCCCCGCCCACACCACCGCCAAGGAGATCAACGACCTCGGCGGCGTGGCCGTGGCCGACACCAACTCGGTGGCCACCCCCGAGGGTGGCGAGGCCATCGTCCAGACCGCGGTCGACGCCTTCGGCAAGGTCGACATCGTCATCAACAACGCCGGCATCCTGCGGGACAAGGCGTTCCACAACATGACGCCCGACCTGCTCGAGCCCGTGCTCGACGTGCACCTCAAGGGCGCCTTCTACGTCACCCGCCCCGCCTGGAAGCTCATGCGAGAGCAGAACTACGGCCGGGTCATCAACACCTCGTCGAACGCCGGCATCCTCGGCAACTTCGGCCAGACCAACTACGGCGCCGCCAAGATGGGCCTGGTCGGCTTCACCCGGGTCCTCGCGGTCGAGGGCGCCCGCAACAACATCAAGGCCAACGCCATCGCCCCCATCGCCCGCACCCGCATGACCGAGGAGCTGCTCGGCCCCCTCGCCGAGAAGCTCGACCCCGCGCTCGTGTCGCCCCTCGTCGCCTTCCTCGCCCACGAGGACTGCGACGTCAGCGGCGAGATCTACTCCGCCGCCGGCGGGCGGATCGCCCGCATGTTCATCGGGCTCACCCACGGCTACTACAACCCCGAGCTCACTCTCGAGGACGTGCGCGACCACTGGGACGAGATCCGCAGCGAGGAGGGCTACATCACCCCCTCGAGCCTCAGCGACGAGCTCCAGCAGGTCCTCGCCCACTTCAAGAGCTGA